A genomic segment from Spirochaetota bacterium encodes:
- a CDS encoding outer membrane beta-barrel protein produces MTLVTYRKLSIHKILFLILLLILFFSFYTSIHAQSRNENFILGFNVTGGMNDVLHRSGSEEGKTVNWKPGIMAGGGIFLENMLTSHFGIHSGLYYAYHETELEFGDTPDAQLTSRNHSIIIPLYLVSSFGNNVRFDILYGLTYMHIFYNTMSNDNDSTNGIQFINYNQFGFGLQLRLSFALNRFTYIYAGPHGQFYFSNVIDSTDWCDYMYNIQLEIGMLFKTF; encoded by the coding sequence ATGACATTAGTTACTTATAGAAAGCTCTCTATACATAAAATTTTGTTTTTAATTTTACTTTTAATTTTGTTTTTTTCTTTTTATACTTCCATTCATGCACAATCCCGTAATGAAAATTTTATTTTAGGTTTCAATGTTACTGGCGGAATGAATGATGTATTGCATAGAAGTGGTAGTGAAGAGGGAAAAACTGTAAATTGGAAACCCGGCATAATGGCAGGAGGAGGTATTTTTTTAGAGAACATGTTAACCTCGCATTTTGGAATACATTCAGGTCTATATTATGCTTATCATGAAACTGAATTAGAATTTGGAGATACACCTGATGCTCAATTAACTTCCCGTAATCATTCGATTATTATACCTTTATATCTGGTATCCTCATTTGGTAACAATGTTCGTTTTGATATATTATATGGCCTTACTTACATGCATATATTTTACAATACAATGTCAAATGACAATGACAGTACCAACGGAATACAATTTATAAATTACAACCAGTTTGGATTTGGATTGCAACTTAGATTGTCTTTTGCTCTCAACAGATTTACTTATATCTATGCAGGTCCCCATGGTCAGTTTTACTTTTCAAATGTAATAGATTCTACAGACTGGTGTGATTATATGTATAACATCCAGCTTGAAATTGGCATGCTATTTAAAACTTTTTAA